The Canis lupus familiaris isolate Mischka breed German Shepherd unplaced genomic scaffold, alternate assembly UU_Cfam_GSD_1.0 chrUn_S61H220, whole genome shotgun sequence nucleotide sequence CACGTGGGGTGTGGGAGGGAAGAGCCTGCGCCCCTCCCCGGGTCACGCGGTCGGCAGCGGGCACAGCCGCGCCCCTTCCGTGGGTCCCCTGCGGGGAGGGCCTGCGCTTGTGGGTTTTTCGGTGGCCAATTAGCCATCATAGAGcgtaacgcccagtgctcatcccgtcgagtgccccctcagggcccgtcacccagtcacccccacccccgccctcctccccttccacctcccctagctcgtttcccggagttaggagtcttcatgttctgtctccctttctgacgtttcccacacgtttcttctcccttccctcatattccctttcactattatttatattccccagatgaatgagaacatacactgtctgtcctcctccgactgacttacttcactcagcataataccctccaggtccatccacgttgaagcaaacggtgggtatttgtcgtttctaatggctgaggaatattccattgtatacgtagaccacagCTCTTGaccggaggctccttccacagtttggctattgtggacattgctgctagaaacatcggggtgcaggtgtcccggcgtttcattgcatctgaatctttggggtaaatccccagcagtgcaattgctgggtcgtagggcaggtctatttttacctctttgaggaacctccacacagttttccagagcgtctgcaccagttcccattcccaccaacggtgtaagagggttcccctttctccacatcctctccaacatttgtggtttcctgccttgttaatgttccccattctcactggtgtgaggtggtatctcattgtggtttggatttgtatctccctgatggccagtgatgcggagcatttcctcatgtgcgtgttggccatgtctatgtcttcctctgcgagatttctcttcatgtcttttgcccatttcatgatcacATTGTTTCTctgttgttgaatttattttttttaaagattttatttatttattcatagagacacagagagaggaagagagaggcagagacacaggcagagggagagggagagaagcagactccatgcagggagcctgacgtgggtctcgatcctgggtctctaggatcacaccctgggctgcaagtggcgctaaaccgctaagcctcCAGGGTTGCccgctgttgagtttaataagttccttatagatctaggatactagccctttatctgatacgtcatttgcaaatatcttctcccactccgcaggttgtcttttagttctgttgtttcttttgcctgcagaagcttcttatcttgatgaagtcccaatagttcatttttgcttttcttttgccttcgtggacgtatcttgcaagaagttactgtggccgagttcaaaaagggtgttgcctgtgttctcctctaggattttgatggaatcttgtctcacatttagatctttcatccattttgagtttatctttgtgtatggtgcaagggagtggtctagtttcattcttctgcatgtggatgtccacttttcccagcaccatttattgaagagacttttttccagtggatagtctttcctcctttgtcgaatattagttgaccattaagtgcagggtccacttctgggttctctattctggtccattgatctttgtatctgtttttgtgccaggaccacactgtcttgatgaccacaggtttgtagtacaacctgaaatctggcattgtgttgcccccagctctggttttcttttttaatattcccctggctattcagagtcttttctgattccacacaaatcttaaaataatttgttccaactctgtgaagaaagtccatggtattttgaatgggattgcattaaacgtgtgcTTCTTAGGTAGCCAGAGCCGGAGCGTGGGAAGTGGACCAGGGCCTGCTCCCTGAAGTCCTCTCGGGCGGCCGGATGGGGCCTGATGGCATCACACTGGTCACCTGGGCAGGActgtgggcagggcctgggatcaCTTGTCTGCTCACCCCCGTGTTGCGGGTGGCCAGCGtgctgggcaggagggaggagcaccAGCATGGGCCTGAAAACCTTGAGGACTGAGATCGGGCCGTGGACTGGGCGCCCAGACTCTGGGACCGGCTCGTAGCCAGCCTGGTGTGACGAGGAGACGGAGGAGGGGGTGACCCTGGAGGACCCCAGAGGCAGCTAGACCCTGGGAGGGTCCCTCTGGGAATTGGGCAGAAAGAGCTTCTGAACCCGAGGGAGGGATCCTTGCACGCAGAAGTCCCAGCACTTGGTGTAAGGATTAGGGGCTGCAAGGCAGCCCTGCCCCAGTGATCAGCTTGACGACCCCCCCCACCCTTTACCTTGGGTTTTGGTGCACCAAAAGGGTCCCCAGAGGTCTGCAGAGGCATGCTCTGAACCGTGTTTTGTGGAGAGAGCAGGTTCTCAACCTTCTCTCCTAATGGCATCAGGTAGCTGATGAAGTAACTACTTCTTAATGGAAGTCTCTCCTGTGCCAGGCACCCTGACAAGGGCTTTATGTACTACCTTTTGTCCTCCTAAGAATCTTGCTGGAGGGTTCTGCACACACCCTTCATTTTCTGTCTGACCCATAtagttttctccttctggaacattctttttaatttaatagtcTTCATAAGGATAtccttgtatatttttcattccaAGACCCTGATCCCATTCCCAAGATCCCGTTCATGTATCTTcctagaataaaaacattttgtacGTAGTGCCTCTGCTAGATTCACTGATGAATGTGCACAGAGTAAGACTGTGTGATAGTTGATTTCATGTGTCAGTTTGACTCCTCCAAAGGATGCTCAGATTCAATGTAACTTCTAggtgtgtctgtgaaggtgtCTCTAAGTTAAATTAGCATTTGAACCAGTGCACTCATTAAAGGCCGTGGCCCTCGCCAAGGTGGGTGGGCATCTTCCTGTCCaggagggcctgaatagaacagaCACGGGGAGGAAGGGGACTTTGTCCCTTTCTGCTTCCTGCCTGTCTCCTGAGCAAGGACATTTGCCTTCTCCTGTCCTTGGACTGGGATTTACACTATGGGCTCCCCTGGTTCTTTGAACTCCCCTgagcctttggactcagactgaattaCCCCActgtgttacacacacacacaaacacacacacacacggtctaCGACTCGAAGACACACATCCTGGGACTTCTCAATCTCCATACCTGATTGAGGTGATTTCTCATAATAGATCTCTTCCTTTGTATATGtcccattggttctgtttctctgaagaaccttGATTAATAGGGACGTAAGTCTCTATCTGAGCATCCGGACAGCCTCCAGCTGCACAACCTGCATAGTTTTGTGGGCAGCATGGACGCAGAGAGCAGGCCTCAGGCCTTCTAGAAGTGCTTGGTGATGGGGTCAAACTCAGGTGAGGCAGGGATGGGACACACAGAACTTCTGCAGGTGCAGGGACTGGCCAAGGAGAGGGCGCAGGACCCCGGGGATTATTGCTTTCCCTGGGGAGACTATTGTGAAGAGGAGAGAGATTAGGAAGGCTGAGGCCAAGCCCCGGGGGGGACCTGATGGGGGCAAAGGCTTCTCTACCTCTTCCCCCACCTGTCCTGGGCCCCACATGGGGGGGTCCCCAAGTCCCTATTGGTGTTTCTTTCTCAGAAGCTGTGAGTCACTGCTGCTCCAGTCTAGGAGGGAAGAGGACTGGGTTTGGTGGGAGGGAGTGGCAGGAGCATGGAAGGGGACAGAGTATCCTCCTTACCCCAGGGCCCCAGCATTTTCTCTGCACAAAGCAGGGGTTTTCACCACCCTGAGGATATATTGTCTCTACTGGTTCACCAGACATGTAAATCTGAACAAGAACCATGTTACTGTGCAGTTCGGCTCCCTTAGGAGGACGTTGAGGTTCCCCTACCTCAGGGACCCCACCTTGCAGGCCGGCCTCCTGGGCACTGGCCCGTGAGCTCGCAGCAGGTGCATCCTCCCCAGACACTTCCCTGGGGCCAAGGAAAGAGCCACAGAGGCTGCCATGGGACCGTTCCCCAACCGCCAACTCAAGAAAGTTCAGGATGGTGGCAGCCAGGAAGCAGGCATGCAACGGCCCCGCccctgggagggcacaggaaggTGCTGGCCCAGCCCCGAGAAGGCCCCAGAACCAGCGCAAAGCTAACAGCCCAGCACGTCCACACCATGTCCTGGATCCCTGTCCTGCTGGCACTTCTGGCACACTGCATAGGTGAGAACACCCCGGAGTTCACTACCCCGGCCCCATCCCCGGCCTTCCTCTGCATGCCCCCCACCATGCCCATATGTTTCTGTGTCCCCAGGTGGTGGCTCCCAGCCGGTGCTGAACCAGCCACCATCCATGTCCTCATCCCTCGGAACCACAATCCACCTGCCTTGCACCTTGAGCAGGGACCACGATGTCAGCGTTTACAACATCTTCTGGTACCAGCAGAAGCCCGGCCAGCCTCCCAGATTCTTGCTGAGATATTTCTCCCACTTGGACAACCACcaggttctttgaaagaattaacaagatagataaaccattagccagccttattaaaaagaagagagagaagactcaaattaataaaatcatgaatgagaaaggagagatcactaccaacaccaaggaaatacaaacgattttaaaaacatattatgaacagctatatgccaataaattaggcaatctagaagaaatggacgcattcctggaaagccacaaactaccaaaactggaacaggaagaaatagaaaacctgaacaggccaataaccagggaggaaattgaagcagtcatcagaaacctcccaagacacaagagtccagggccagatggcttcccaggggaattttatcaaacgtttaaagaagaaaccatacctattctcctaaagctgtttggaaagatagaaagagatggagtacttccaaattcgttctatgaggccagcatcaccttaattccaaaaccagacaaagaccccaccaaaaaggagaattacagaccaatatccctgatgaacatggatgcaaaaattctcaacaagatactggccaataggatccaacagtacattaagaaaattattcaccatgaccaagtaggatttttccctgggacacaaggctggttcaacacccgtaaaacaatcaatgtgattcatcatatcagcaagagaaaaaccaagaaccatatgatcctctcattggatgcagagaaagcatttgacaaaatacagcatccattcctgatcaaaactcttcagagtgtagggatggagggaacattccttgacatcttaaaagccatctatgaaaagcccacagcaaatatcattctcaatggggaagcactgggagcctttcccctaagatcaggaacaagacagggatgtccactctcaccactgctgttcaacatagtactggaagtcctagcctcagcaatcagacaacaaaaagacattaaaggcattcaaattggcaaagaagaagtcaaactctccctcttcgccgatgacatgatactctacatagaaaaccc carries:
- the LOC119879320 gene encoding immunoglobulin iota chain-like; translated protein: MSWIPVLLALLAHCIGGGSQPVLNQPPSMSSSLGTTIHLPCTLSRDHDVSVYNIFWYQQKPGQPPRFLLRYFSHLDNHQVL